One window of the Betaproteobacteria bacterium genome contains the following:
- a CDS encoding sigma-70 family RNA polymerase sigma factor — translation MSEIAEALQTLDQISAADLDQAFSENYPDLKRIAHARITRTGQQGSLQTTALVHDCYVKLTAGGARTFENRLQFLAYASRTVRSIVLDIVRKERAQRRGGDHAVVTLDTASGAAVPENLDIETVNSALDALAKIDPALARLVEMRFFGGLNESELAEALGVSVRTVQREWNMARALLMTLIEP, via the coding sequence ATGAGCGAGATTGCCGAAGCGTTACAAACGCTGGACCAGATTTCCGCTGCGGATCTGGACCAGGCGTTCTCCGAGAATTACCCGGACCTGAAGCGGATCGCCCATGCACGCATCACCCGCACCGGGCAGCAAGGCAGCCTGCAAACCACCGCGCTAGTGCATGACTGCTATGTAAAACTGACGGCGGGCGGCGCGCGGACATTCGAGAACCGACTGCAGTTTCTTGCTTACGCTTCGCGCACGGTGCGCAGCATTGTGCTTGATATTGTTCGTAAGGAGCGCGCGCAACGGCGTGGCGGGGACCATGCTGTCGTTACCCTCGACACGGCGAGCGGCGCTGCGGTACCGGAGAACCTCGACATCGAAACGGTCAACAGCGCGCTGGATGCGCTCGCCAAGATCGACCCTGCATTGGCCAGGCTGGTCGAAATGCGCTTCTTCGGCGGGCTGAACGAGTCCGAACTTGCCGAGGCGTTGGGCGTATCCGTGCGCACGGTGCAACGCGAGTGGAACATGGCGCGAGCCCTGCTGATGACGTTGATCGAGCCGTGA